One window of the Gemmatimonadaceae bacterium genome contains the following:
- a CDS encoding TonB-dependent receptor: MRPLLRSLLLSLSIIATPVLASAQMVIAGRVTGDGARGLPGAQILIEGTTLGTVAVENGTYRLVIASPRPGMVLLVRSLGYKPARQTLAQTAGSINQDFQLTPDVLRLSEVVVTSSRGETERSTLGTTIATVGGDEISKTNALQVDAALSGKVAGALVQQMSGQPGGGTSVRIRGLSTLSRSAEPLYIVDGVIVDNASTPLIDLGGYSSNRLADLDPNEIDHIEIVKGAAAAALYGSRANDGVVQIFTKRGHPGALRTSFRTTFENAGLERRVAVNQAPVNEAGVAVTRHDYQDDLFRTAPRFSNTLSLSGGDDQTAFFLSGTSEQQQGILKGTDYRRQNLRLNLDRTLNDRLKVAVSTAYITSKANVAPNGGLTFNLGLLTSFLFMPNSYNLYPDPVTGAYPNGFSLANPLEMIANWHAPQTIDRFIGGLNITAFPIDRLTMSYRLGFDGYTENAQLFIPRGSSAPSVPTGLSTSVTDRARLVNSDIDLSYVMNLGSLKLTHGAGMNWQRQQADIVTARATDLALLAQTVQGSQQFASEFRDDRRTLGFYGQEQIGVSERLFLTGSLRSDASSAFGSDVRQQWFPKVGAALNLSDYDFWKSSLSRLANTARLRAAYGYSGGQPAGSFDRLSNYVFEPNGTRSGTVNSTQRGNQQLKPERARELELGTDLEVLGGRAGLELTYFNKNVSDLILPKSVDPTTGFLQQLANVGELENHGIEALLRMFILRGSTLTWSSTATYATNNPKVTKVSDGGAFFIPESFNIIRVAAGEAPGHFFGTTYVRDAQGNILTAAGVSIKDASGKITGIPAIGPRVVIGNPNPKAYWSLINDLGVGKSLSFRAQFGGVQGGQIFNFDRRLLETPAFGSGAAYADELNGVVPKGYFQARRSIFQEYIENGTWVKLRELSVTYSLPAGLLGRLGSRGAALTLAGRNLKTWTDYTGWDPETNAGAQRTLVRGFSFATVPIPRSVALTFTTNF; this comes from the coding sequence ATGCGCCCTCTTCTTCGTTCTCTCCTCCTCTCACTCTCCATCATCGCCACCCCTGTCCTCGCCAGCGCGCAGATGGTCATCGCGGGACGCGTCACCGGTGACGGCGCCCGCGGACTCCCCGGCGCACAGATCCTCATCGAAGGCACCACACTCGGTACTGTCGCCGTCGAGAACGGCACCTACCGCCTGGTGATCGCTTCGCCAAGGCCCGGCATGGTGCTGCTCGTCCGCTCGCTCGGCTACAAGCCCGCGCGACAGACGCTCGCCCAGACAGCAGGGAGCATCAATCAGGATTTCCAGCTCACGCCCGACGTTCTCCGACTCAGCGAGGTGGTCGTGACCTCTTCCCGCGGCGAGACCGAGCGCAGCACGCTCGGAACGACGATCGCCACCGTGGGAGGCGACGAGATCTCGAAGACCAACGCGCTGCAGGTGGATGCCGCGCTCTCGGGCAAGGTGGCGGGCGCACTGGTGCAGCAGATGTCCGGACAACCGGGCGGTGGGACGAGCGTTCGCATTCGCGGTCTCTCGACGCTCAGCCGGAGCGCCGAGCCACTCTACATCGTGGACGGCGTGATCGTGGACAACGCCTCGACGCCGCTCATAGACCTGGGCGGCTACTCGTCCAACCGGCTGGCTGATCTCGATCCCAACGAGATCGATCACATCGAGATCGTGAAGGGCGCGGCCGCCGCGGCGCTCTACGGATCGCGCGCCAACGACGGCGTCGTCCAGATCTTCACCAAGCGTGGCCACCCTGGTGCGCTCCGCACATCATTCCGAACCACCTTCGAGAACGCCGGCCTCGAGCGACGCGTCGCGGTAAACCAGGCGCCGGTCAACGAAGCAGGCGTCGCGGTCACACGGCACGACTATCAGGACGATCTCTTCCGCACGGCGCCGAGGTTCTCCAACACGCTTTCACTTTCGGGGGGCGACGACCAGACCGCTTTCTTCCTCTCCGGCACGTCGGAGCAGCAGCAAGGGATCCTCAAGGGCACCGATTATCGCCGCCAGAACCTGCGCCTCAATCTGGACCGCACCCTCAACGACCGCCTCAAGGTCGCGGTCAGCACCGCCTACATAACGAGCAAGGCGAATGTCGCGCCAAACGGCGGACTGACGTTCAATCTCGGCCTGCTGACGAGCTTCCTGTTCATGCCCAACAGCTACAACCTCTACCCCGATCCGGTGACCGGCGCCTATCCCAACGGCTTCTCTCTCGCGAATCCGCTGGAGATGATCGCCAACTGGCACGCGCCACAAACCATCGACCGGTTCATCGGCGGACTCAACATTACGGCGTTTCCGATCGACCGGCTGACGATGTCGTATCGTCTCGGGTTCGACGGCTACACGGAGAACGCGCAGCTGTTCATTCCGCGTGGATCATCCGCGCCATCGGTGCCAACCGGTCTTTCCACGTCGGTGACCGATCGCGCCCGCCTCGTGAACTCGGACATCGATCTGAGCTACGTGATGAACCTGGGGTCGCTCAAGCTGACGCATGGCGCCGGAATGAACTGGCAGCGCCAGCAGGCGGACATCGTCACAGCGCGTGCGACTGATCTCGCGCTGCTCGCTCAGACCGTTCAGGGGAGCCAGCAGTTCGCCTCCGAGTTTCGTGACGACCGCCGCACCCTCGGATTCTACGGGCAGGAGCAGATCGGCGTCAGCGAGCGGCTGTTCCTCACCGGCTCGCTTCGCTCCGACGCGTCGTCGGCCTTCGGCTCCGACGTGCGACAGCAATGGTTCCCCAAGGTGGGAGCCGCGCTCAATCTTTCTGACTACGATTTCTGGAAGTCGTCCCTCTCGCGCCTGGCGAACACAGCGCGTCTCCGGGCTGCGTACGGCTATTCGGGTGGTCAGCCAGCGGGCAGCTTCGATCGCCTGTCGAATTACGTCTTCGAGCCCAACGGTACGCGCTCGGGGACGGTCAACAGCACGCAGCGGGGCAACCAGCAGCTGAAGCCCGAGCGCGCTCGCGAGCTCGAGCTCGGCACCGATCTCGAGGTACTGGGCGGCCGCGCCGGACTCGAGCTCACGTACTTCAACAAGAACGTGAGCGATCTCATCCTTCCCAAGAGCGTTGATCCTACCACCGGCTTCCTCCAGCAGCTCGCCAACGTCGGTGAGCTCGAGAACCACGGAATCGAAGCGCTCCTCCGCATGTTCATTCTCCGCGGCTCGACTCTGACCTGGAGCTCGACCGCCACCTACGCGACCAACAATCCCAAGGTGACGAAAGTCAGTGACGGCGGCGCGTTCTTCATTCCGGAGAGCTTCAACATCATTCGCGTCGCCGCCGGGGAAGCACCCGGTCACTTCTTCGGCACGACATACGTGCGCGATGCGCAGGGCAACATCCTCACCGCCGCCGGCGTTTCGATCAAGGACGCTTCCGGCAAGATCACCGGCATTCCGGCGATCGGGCCGCGGGTGGTCATCGGCAACCCGAACCCGAAGGCGTACTGGTCGCTCATCAACGACCTCGGCGTCGGCAAGTCGCTCTCGTTCCGCGCGCAGTTCGGCGGCGTGCAGGGCGGCCAGATATTCAATTTCGACCGCCGGCTCCTGGAGACGCCGGCTTTCGGAAGCGGCGCCGCATACGCCGACGAGCTGAACGGCGTAGTGCCGAAGGGATACTTCCAGGCGCGGCGCAGCATCTTCCAGGAGTACATCGAGAACGGAACCTGGGTAAAGCTGCGCGAGCTATCCGTCACCTATAGCCTTCCCGCCGGCCTGCTCGGTCGTCTGGGCTCGCGCGGTGCCGCGCTCACACTCGCAGGGCGCAATCTCAAGACCTGGACCGATTACACCGGCTGGGATCCGGAGACCAACGCTGGCGCACAACGGACTCTCGTTCGAGGCTTCAGCTTCGCGACCGTTCCCATCCCGCGCAGCGTAGCGCTCACCTTCACCACCAACTTCTAA